Proteins from one Pseudomonas sp. KBS0710 genomic window:
- a CDS encoding YdgA family protein, producing the protein MNKPAVVFLGFVVAVGAISAGGAWYTGKQLEPVLQTAIQNANKELQTSMAGVDGTVNLELVSLDRGLFSSTAHYRLKGQGSVFGEENPNPELLFVDHIEHGPLPFSRLVTLKWLPVMATSHYELEKNATTEKWFAASKDVSPLKGVANIGYNHSVDGNVELLPLDIKDDKSSVSFSGANLDFDSSAEGQKVKASGYMNSLKVAVIDANGQPLEAELSGLTVASNLEKSTFGFYTGQNTVELTDTKVTFGPQKAVLTLKGFEQKDTSETKDNNLAGRVDYKIDEIGYQGKPVGSAAMALSMKNIDIPAMLVLTKLYQDKMQPVQAAAAAGQPVPELQLTEAEQTLAEANVNQVLAAKPQVAVENLSLKTTHGESKFNLVVDLTKPTSMELPPVELGKQVIALLDANLTLSKPMIGDVAALQAEVGGVTDPKAIEQQSQMAAEMVSGMAVGTQLATLVGTDVVSKLHYANNEVTFNGQKMTVEQFIGFVMAKAGAVSGAQ; encoded by the coding sequence ATGAATAAGCCAGCAGTTGTTTTCTTGGGTTTCGTTGTCGCCGTCGGCGCCATCAGTGCAGGCGGCGCCTGGTACACCGGTAAGCAACTGGAGCCGGTATTGCAAACCGCGATCCAGAACGCCAACAAAGAACTGCAGACCTCCATGGCCGGCGTCGATGGCACGGTGAACCTGGAGCTGGTGTCCCTGGACCGTGGCCTGTTCAGCAGCACCGCGCACTACCGTCTCAAAGGCCAAGGCAGTGTGTTCGGTGAAGAAAACCCGAACCCTGAGCTGTTGTTCGTCGACCATATCGAACACGGCCCGCTGCCGTTCTCGCGGCTGGTGACGCTGAAATGGCTGCCGGTCATGGCCACCAGTCACTATGAACTGGAAAAGAACGCCACCACCGAAAAATGGTTCGCCGCCAGCAAAGACGTGTCGCCGCTCAAAGGCGTGGCCAATATCGGCTACAACCATTCGGTCGACGGCAACGTCGAACTGCTGCCGCTGGACATCAAGGACGACAAGTCCTCGGTGAGCTTCTCCGGTGCCAACCTGGACTTCGACAGCAGCGCCGAAGGCCAGAAGGTCAAGGCCAGCGGCTACATGAACAGCCTCAAGGTTGCAGTGATCGACGCCAACGGCCAGCCGCTTGAAGCCGAACTGTCCGGCCTGACCGTGGCCAGCAACCTGGAAAAATCCACCTTCGGTTTCTACACCGGGCAAAACACCGTTGAGCTGACCGACACCAAAGTCACCTTCGGCCCACAGAAAGCCGTGCTGACCCTCAAGGGCTTCGAGCAAAAAGACACCAGCGAAACCAAGGACAACAACCTGGCAGGCCGTGTCGACTACAAGATCGACGAAATCGGCTACCAGGGTAAACCCGTCGGTTCGGCGGCCATGGCCCTGAGCATGAAGAACATCGACATCCCGGCGATGCTGGTGCTGACCAAGCTCTACCAGGACAAGATGCAGCCGGTGCAAGCCGCCGCCGCTGCCGGCCAACCGGTGCCTGAGCTGCAGCTGACCGAAGCCGAGCAAACCCTGGCCGAAGCCAACGTCAACCAGGTGCTGGCCGCCAAGCCGCAAGTGGCTGTGGAAAACCTGTCGCTGAAAACCACCCACGGTGAAAGCAAATTCAACCTGGTGGTGGACCTGACCAAACCCACCTCGATGGAATTGCCGCCGGTTGAGCTGGGCAAGCAAGTTATCGCGCTGCTGGATGCTAACCTGACCCTGTCCAAGCCGATGATCGGCGACGTCGCTGCCCTGCAAGCTGAAGTGGGCGGTGTGACTGACCCTAAAGCCATCGAGCAGCAATCGCAGATGGCGGCTGAAATGGTCAGCGGCATGGCCGTCGGCACGCAACTGGCAACCCTGGTGGGCACCGACGTGGTGTCCAAACTGCATTACGCCAACAACGAAGTGACCTTCAACGGCCAGAAGATGACCGTGGAGCAATTTATTGGCTTTGTGATGGCTAAAGCGGGTGCGGTCAGCGGCGCGCAGTAA
- a CDS encoding NADH:ubiquinone oxidoreductase subunit N, with the protein MKNPYAPAFWCVLFALVLLSAAYFYGVMLAHQLDKAMVFLDSACLVIGTLSIGVVAWASYQNQRVKRKLLQQGKTRVAIWDTKVALRRVETVFDRYFWGSYWQPGRTFQEVMGELTGTPLEKSLEALKKQCVLLDQQVADGRHWLNNARELSDVATQMARERYQLDFCDPKADTPSNTVIHREFEVLVYTWTARLKSFDHQLDEVELEYS; encoded by the coding sequence ATGAAAAACCCTTATGCTCCCGCTTTCTGGTGCGTGCTGTTTGCACTGGTGTTGTTATCGGCTGCCTATTTCTACGGCGTCATGCTTGCCCACCAACTCGACAAGGCCATGGTGTTTCTCGACAGCGCCTGCCTGGTGATCGGCACATTGTCCATCGGCGTGGTGGCCTGGGCGTCTTATCAAAATCAACGGGTGAAGCGAAAGCTGCTTCAACAAGGCAAGACCCGCGTGGCGATCTGGGACACCAAGGTCGCGCTGCGCCGCGTCGAAACCGTGTTCGACCGCTATTTCTGGGGCAGCTACTGGCAGCCCGGGCGCACCTTCCAGGAAGTCATGGGCGAGCTTACCGGCACGCCGCTGGAAAAAAGCCTCGAAGCCCTGAAAAAACAATGTGTGCTGCTCGACCAGCAGGTCGCCGACGGCAGGCATTGGCTCAATAACGCACGGGAATTGTCCGACGTAGCCACGCAAATGGCCCGGGAACGCTACCAGCTGGACTTCTGCGACCCCAAGGCCGATACCCCCAGCAACACCGTGATACACCGCGAGTTTGAGGTGTTGGTGTACACCTGGACCGCACGCTTGAAGAGTTTCGATCACCAACTCGATGAGGTTGAATTGGAATACTCGTGA
- a CDS encoding efflux transporter outer membrane subunit, protein MKQLLATAALGLLLSACQAVGPDYKLPETSAINRGDLQGQLAGEGNNVVSAPVPADWWKLYNDPRLDELVRQAMASNTDLRVAAANLQRARFQTQEAESAGGWSAGAKAEAQRLQESGEAFLLTEKVPVANIGSASISTSYQFDLFGTLQRGIESAQASTDAAQAAADIARITLVADVVRSYTQVCAANEELAIANESLDLQGQSTQLTQRLRDAGRGDETQVTRSQTQYKSLRAEIPRYQASRQAGLFRLSMLLAKPVDQLPAGTGTCAELPHIAQLLPVGDGAALLKRRPDVRQAERQLAAATARIGVATGALYPDISIGATVGTVGILDDLGTPATNRWGFGPLISWTVPTNGARARIHEAEAATQGALAHFDGVVLNAIRETQTGLAQYTAQLQRRDALADAGASAKEASEQTHRFFQAGRASFLADLQATRTYTDVRAQLAAANTQVAMSQIDLFLALGGGWESGRTQASQPGKP, encoded by the coding sequence ATGAAGCAGCTGCTGGCAACCGCTGCGCTGGGTTTGCTGCTGTCGGCCTGCCAGGCGGTAGGCCCGGATTACAAGCTGCCGGAAACGTCCGCCATCAACCGTGGCGACCTGCAAGGGCAGCTCGCGGGCGAGGGCAACAACGTGGTGTCGGCGCCGGTGCCGGCCGATTGGTGGAAGCTCTACAACGACCCGCGCCTGGACGAATTGGTGCGCCAGGCCATGGCCTCCAACACCGATTTGCGCGTGGCCGCCGCCAATCTGCAACGCGCGCGTTTCCAAACCCAAGAGGCTGAATCCGCAGGCGGTTGGAGTGCCGGCGCCAAGGCGGAAGCCCAGCGCCTGCAAGAGTCGGGCGAAGCGTTTTTGCTGACGGAAAAAGTCCCGGTGGCCAACATCGGCAGCGCCAGCATCAGCACCTCCTACCAGTTTGACCTGTTCGGCACCTTGCAGCGCGGCATAGAAAGCGCCCAGGCCAGCACCGACGCCGCCCAGGCCGCCGCTGATATTGCGCGCATTACCCTGGTGGCGGACGTGGTGCGTTCCTACACCCAAGTGTGTGCGGCCAACGAAGAACTGGCGATTGCCAACGAGTCCCTCGACCTGCAAGGCCAGAGCACCCAGCTCACCCAGCGCCTGCGCGACGCCGGGCGTGGTGACGAAACCCAGGTGACCCGCTCGCAAACCCAATACAAATCCTTGCGTGCCGAGATCCCGCGCTATCAAGCATCCCGCCAGGCGGGCCTGTTCCGCTTGTCGATGTTGCTGGCCAAGCCGGTGGACCAACTGCCAGCGGGCACCGGCACCTGCGCCGAGCTGCCGCACATCGCCCAATTGCTGCCCGTGGGCGACGGCGCTGCGCTGCTCAAGCGCCGCCCCGACGTGCGCCAGGCCGAACGCCAACTGGCGGCGGCCACCGCGCGTATCGGCGTGGCCACTGGCGCGCTGTACCCGGACATCAGCATCGGCGCCACAGTGGGCACGGTCGGCATTCTTGACGACCTCGGCACCCCAGCGACCAATCGCTGGGGCTTTGGCCCGCTGATCAGCTGGACGGTGCCGACCAACGGCGCTCGCGCACGTATCCACGAAGCCGAAGCCGCGACCCAGGGCGCCCTGGCGCACTTTGACGGCGTGGTGCTCAATGCCATCCGCGAAACCCAGACCGGCCTTGCGCAATACACCGCTCAACTGCAACGCCGCGACGCCCTGGCCGATGCTGGCGCGTCCGCCAAGGAAGCCTCGGAGCAGACGCACCGCTTCTTCCAGGCCGGCCGCGCCTCGTTCCTGGCCGACTTGCAGGCCACGCGCACCTACACCGATGTGCGCGCGCAGCTGGCGGCAGCCAACACGCAAGTTGCCATGAGCCAGATCGATCTGTTCCTGGCGCTGGGCGGCGGTTGGGAAAGCGGACGAACGCAGGCGTCACAACCCGGCAAACCCTGA
- the pgaA gene encoding poly-beta-1,6 N-acetyl-D-glucosamine export porin PgaA, with protein MLRTLPISASGRLRLLIGAALCSQLLTPSLAFADPAYDALIIQARNGNFTPALTQLRQLPPERQTPGQISDHLVIAGWAGQDAEVLKVYEAQGKNRNLTTQALATVARTYRNQKQWPQAMAVYQQALLREPGNIDLQLGHALTQADGGQATTAVQRLRALVAAQPNDPNRRMALGYALTRAGLNYDALFEFDQAFTRAGDKPEVVREYIVALQKARLPEPALRLSAKHPGLLDAVTQRRLEGDLAAERVRMAEFATRTEKERYVVADRALNDYDKLLTRWTPDASAHDDVVRWRIDRLGALKARARTADVIRDYETLKGEGVQLPTYALHWVAASYLDQRLPEKAEPLYRQVISAADAEPDDRVEDTTALFYALQESDKGADAREVANSLANSQKPRVELKGLPIGNPNDAWMDAQQLSAQAGVYGGDLPGSEAGLDALVAKAPGNVGLRLAQADMYRARDLPRRAEGILKETEAQTPRDIGLEVSQAYTAMDLQEWRQMDVLTDDVLARNPDSRQVQRLSRLRDVHDMAELRVEAYTGKSYGGGNNNDAGAVAGSRDWGIESVLYTPPIDEDWRLFAGAGYATADFSEGTGQHRWQRVGVERRTRDMTLEAEVSNHSYGYGSKQGAAVSIARDINDNWQYGGSLGYLLTTTPLRALNADVTANGGSGFIRWRANESREWKLALSPSHFSDGNNRFEAVLTGREGIYSAPGVQVDLGLEVGTSHNSKEDTVYFNPKSDFTVLPTVTVNHVLYHRYETQWSQQFQLGAGTYSQRDYSTGGVGLIGYGQRFRWNDVLDVGANLSLISRPYDGDRERDLRLLVDLTYRF; from the coding sequence ATGCTGCGAACACTACCCATCAGTGCTTCAGGCCGCTTGCGTCTGCTCATTGGGGCCGCCTTATGCAGCCAATTGCTGACGCCCAGCCTTGCCTTCGCCGACCCAGCCTATGACGCGCTGATTATCCAGGCGCGTAACGGCAACTTCACCCCTGCGTTGACCCAGTTGCGCCAACTGCCGCCTGAACGCCAGACTCCCGGCCAGATCAGTGATCACTTGGTGATTGCCGGTTGGGCAGGGCAGGACGCCGAAGTGCTGAAGGTGTACGAGGCTCAGGGCAAAAATCGCAACCTCACCACCCAGGCGCTGGCCACGGTGGCGCGTACTTATCGCAACCAGAAGCAGTGGCCGCAGGCTATGGCGGTTTATCAGCAAGCGCTGCTGCGTGAGCCGGGCAACATCGACCTGCAACTGGGCCACGCCCTGACCCAGGCCGACGGCGGCCAGGCCACCACGGCCGTACAGCGCTTGCGCGCACTGGTGGCAGCGCAACCGAATGATCCCAACCGCCGCATGGCCCTGGGTTATGCGTTGACCCGCGCAGGCTTGAACTACGACGCGTTGTTTGAGTTCGACCAAGCCTTTACCCGCGCCGGTGACAAACCTGAAGTGGTCCGCGAATACATCGTCGCCCTGCAAAAGGCCCGCCTGCCGGAGCCGGCGCTGCGTTTGTCGGCCAAACACCCGGGCCTGCTCGACGCGGTGACCCAGCGGCGCCTTGAAGGCGACCTCGCCGCCGAGCGCGTGCGCATGGCCGAGTTCGCCACCCGCACCGAAAAAGAACGCTACGTGGTTGCCGACCGCGCCCTCAATGACTACGACAAACTGCTCACGCGCTGGACCCCGGATGCCAGCGCTCATGACGACGTGGTGCGCTGGCGCATCGACCGCCTGGGCGCCCTCAAGGCGCGAGCACGCACCGCCGATGTGATCCGCGACTACGAAACCCTCAAGGGCGAAGGCGTCCAGTTGCCGACCTATGCACTGCATTGGGTCGCCGCGTCTTACCTCGACCAGCGCCTGCCGGAAAAAGCCGAGCCGTTGTACCGCCAGGTGATCAGCGCTGCCGACGCCGAGCCCGATGACCGGGTTGAAGACACCACGGCCCTGTTCTACGCCCTGCAGGAAAGCGACAAAGGCGCCGATGCGCGCGAAGTTGCCAACAGCCTCGCCAACAGCCAGAAACCTCGGGTCGAACTCAAGGGCTTGCCCATCGGTAACCCCAACGACGCCTGGATGGACGCGCAACAGCTGTCGGCACAGGCCGGTGTCTACGGCGGTGACCTGCCGGGCAGCGAAGCCGGGCTGGACGCGTTGGTGGCCAAAGCCCCCGGCAATGTCGGCCTGCGCCTGGCCCAGGCCGACATGTACCGCGCCCGCGACCTGCCACGCCGCGCCGAGGGCATCCTCAAGGAAACCGAAGCCCAGACCCCACGGGATATCGGCCTGGAAGTCAGCCAGGCCTACACCGCCATGGACCTGCAGGAATGGCGGCAAATGGACGTGCTCACCGATGACGTGCTCGCCCGCAACCCGGACAGCCGCCAAGTGCAGCGCCTGAGCCGCCTGCGGGATGTGCACGACATGGCCGAGTTGCGCGTGGAAGCCTACACCGGTAAAAGCTACGGCGGCGGCAATAACAACGACGCCGGCGCAGTGGCCGGCAGCCGTGACTGGGGCATCGAAAGCGTGCTCTACACCCCGCCCATCGACGAAGACTGGCGCCTGTTCGCCGGTGCCGGCTACGCCACCGCCGATTTCAGCGAAGGCACCGGCCAACACCGGTGGCAGCGCGTCGGAGTGGAGCGCCGCACCCGTGACATGACCCTGGAAGCCGAAGTCTCCAACCATTCCTACGGCTATGGCTCCAAACAGGGCGCGGCTGTGTCGATTGCCCGCGACATCAACGACAACTGGCAGTACGGCGGCAGCCTCGGCTACCTGCTCACCACTACGCCGCTGCGGGCGTTGAATGCCGATGTCACCGCCAATGGCGGCAGTGGTTTTATCCGCTGGCGCGCGAATGAAAGCCGTGAGTGGAAACTGGCCCTGAGCCCGTCGCATTTCAGCGATGGCAACAACCGCTTCGAAGCCGTACTCACCGGCCGCGAGGGCATCTACAGCGCGCCCGGCGTGCAGGTCGACCTGGGCCTGGAAGTCGGCACCAGCCACAACAGCAAAGAAGACACGGTGTACTTCAACCCCAAATCCGACTTCACCGTGTTGCCCACGGTCACGGTCAATCATGTGCTTTATCACCGCTACGAGACTCAGTGGAGTCAGCAGTTCCAGCTCGGTGCAGGTACGTACAGCCAACGGGATTACTCCACCGGTGGCGTCGGTTTGATCGGCTATGGCCAACGTTTTCGCTGGAACGATGTACTCGACGTGGGCGCCAACCTGAGCCTGATCAGCCGACCTTATGACGGTGATCGCGAACGCGATCTGCGCTTGCTCGTCGACCTCACTTACCGTTTCTAA